From one Staphylococcus kloosii genomic stretch:
- a CDS encoding FAD/NAD(P)-binding protein, with translation MKIAIVGAGTAGVTLLKEMVKYDEFNDVSVDIYDNKVNMGQGVPFQNDSDQLLINLPARQMSINLDNPQEFFEWYEQQKEFKYMNPEYLPRFIFGHYMKSYLNKYNDEYDNISLISEEVQEIFIESNIGETALKYNICTSDDINSCRTYDCVFLTIGTLSYHDPYHLKGTKGYIQSPYPTYNTLDEVDDTDSIAVIGTGLASLDVIRYVTEHHPNLPITVTSRRGALPRVRGNMPDLEFKYITPHNFNELKRQHFGTVPLEEAMKLFDLECEYYNIQVEKMLDVNMQNHIEQLEFDLNHPDELGSFQSLLEGIKENMNWIWNSFSRADQIEFLNKYQRILKANSNPMPPRTAELIIHGIKNNLIKIKPNLKNVTYSKPNFNFQYDDEKDTIEQYDVVINATGSKTHLADLDADDQLVINLENRQLIQAHPLGGIQIVAETNQVISPRYGTLNDVYALGQLTNGINQSRNGVMMIVKQAVGVVRQLFKS, from the coding sequence ATGAAAATAGCAATAGTAGGTGCTGGAACTGCAGGCGTAACGTTATTAAAAGAGATGGTTAAATATGATGAGTTTAATGACGTTAGCGTAGATATTTATGATAATAAAGTTAATATGGGACAAGGCGTGCCATTTCAAAATGACAGTGATCAATTATTAATCAATCTACCAGCAAGACAAATGTCTATTAATTTAGATAATCCACAAGAATTTTTTGAATGGTATGAACAGCAAAAAGAATTTAAATATATGAATCCCGAATATTTACCAAGATTCATTTTTGGACATTATATGAAATCATACCTTAACAAATATAATGATGAATATGACAATATTTCATTAATTTCTGAAGAAGTTCAGGAAATTTTTATCGAGTCAAATATTGGCGAAACTGCTTTGAAATATAATATTTGTACTTCGGATGATATAAACTCATGTCGAACTTATGATTGTGTCTTTTTAACAATAGGGACATTATCTTACCATGATCCATATCACTTAAAAGGAACTAAAGGTTACATACAATCTCCTTATCCGACATATAATACGTTAGATGAAGTTGATGATACGGATAGTATTGCGGTCATTGGTACAGGTTTAGCAAGTTTAGATGTTATCAGATACGTGACAGAACATCATCCTAATTTACCGATTACGGTTACTAGTAGAAGAGGGGCGTTACCACGAGTAAGAGGTAATATGCCTGACCTTGAATTTAAATATATTACGCCACACAATTTCAATGAATTAAAACGACAACATTTTGGTACAGTACCACTTGAGGAAGCCATGAAATTATTTGATTTAGAGTGTGAGTATTATAATATTCAAGTCGAAAAAATGTTAGACGTTAATATGCAAAATCATATAGAACAATTAGAATTCGATTTAAATCATCCAGACGAATTAGGAAGTTTTCAGAGTTTACTAGAAGGCATCAAAGAAAATATGAATTGGATTTGGAATAGCTTTTCAAGAGCAGATCAAATTGAATTTTTAAACAAATATCAACGCATTTTAAAAGCTAATTCTAACCCAATGCCACCAAGAACGGCAGAGTTAATTATTCATGGCATCAAAAATAATCTTATAAAAATTAAACCGAATTTAAAAAATGTAACTTATTCAAAGCCTAATTTTAATTTCCAATATGATGATGAAAAAGACACTATTGAACAATATGACGTAGTTATTAATGCTACCGGTTCTAAAACGCATTTAGCAGATTTAGATGCCGATGATCAACTTGTAATTAATTTGGAGAATAGACAACTTATACAAGCACATCCACTTGGCGGAATACAGATAGTAGCGGAAACCAATCAAGTTATTAGTCCGAGATATGGTACATTAAACGACGTATATGCATTAGGTCAATTAACAAATGGTATCAACCAATCAAGAAATGGTGTCATGATGATTGTTAAGCAAGCGGTTGGTGTTGTAAGACAATTATTCAAAAGCTAA
- a CDS encoding proline dehydrogenase family protein yields MPIVKDFFIALSNSQFLNATAKKLGPMFGAKKVVAGNTIPMLLETIQRLNDKGIVVTVDNLGEYVANEGEAIQAKDRILEVMYAIYDNNLDAHMSIKISQLGAEFDLDLAYKNLREILLKANEFNNMHINIDTEKYESLFGVIQTVDRLKGEFKNLGTVIQAYLFKAEALIDKYPELRLRLVKGAYKENEFIAYQTKEEIDKNYIDIIEKRLLNCNHVTSIATHDDAIINHVKQFVKDNHIDKEQYEFQMLYGFRTELAEEIAREGYNFCIYVPFGDDWFSYFMRRLAERPQNLVLAYKEFTSPQMLKKLGIILGGTLAVAGSIVSLFKFSKK; encoded by the coding sequence ATGCCAATCGTGAAAGATTTCTTTATTGCTTTATCCAATAGTCAATTTTTAAACGCTACTGCGAAAAAATTAGGACCCATGTTTGGTGCAAAAAAAGTAGTAGCTGGCAACACTATACCAATGTTATTGGAGACGATACAACGTCTAAACGACAAGGGAATCGTTGTTACAGTTGATAATTTAGGTGAATATGTTGCAAATGAAGGTGAAGCAATTCAAGCTAAAGATCGAATTTTAGAAGTTATGTATGCTATTTACGACAATAATTTAGATGCACATATGTCTATTAAAATTAGTCAATTAGGTGCAGAATTCGACTTAGACCTTGCTTATAAAAATTTAAGAGAAATATTATTAAAAGCAAATGAATTTAATAATATGCATATTAACATAGATACTGAAAAATACGAGTCTTTATTTGGTGTAATCCAAACTGTTGATCGTTTAAAAGGTGAATTTAAAAATCTAGGCACAGTAATTCAAGCTTATTTATTTAAAGCTGAAGCTTTAATAGATAAATATCCCGAGCTACGTTTACGATTAGTTAAAGGTGCTTACAAAGAAAATGAATTTATCGCCTATCAAACCAAAGAAGAAATAGACAAAAATTACATAGATATAATTGAAAAACGCTTATTAAATTGCAATCACGTTACTTCTATCGCAACACATGACGACGCCATTATCAATCACGTTAAACAATTCGTTAAAGACAATCATATTGATAAAGAACAATACGAATTCCAAATGCTATACGGTTTCAGAACAGAACTTGCTGAAGAAATCGCCAGAGAAGGATATAACTTCTGTATATATGTACCTTTTGGCGATGATTGGTTTAGCTATTTCATGCGTAGATTAGCAGAGAGACCACAAAATTTAGTATTAGCTTATAAAGAATTTACTAGCCCACAAATGCTTAAAAAATTAGGAATAATTTTAGGTGGTACATTGGCAGTAGCCGGAAGTATTGTATCTTTATTTAAATTTAGCAAAAAATAA
- the ribH gene encoding 6,7-dimethyl-8-ribityllumazine synthase, with the protein MNFEGKLIGTDLKVAIVVSRFNDFITNRLLDGAKDTLIRHEVPEANIDVAYVPGAFEIPLVAKKLAQKGEYDAVITLGCVIKGSTSHYDYVCNEVSKGVSKANDVADIPVIFGILTTDNIEQAVERAGTKAGNKGSEAAVSAIEMANLLKTINA; encoded by the coding sequence ATGAATTTTGAAGGTAAATTAATAGGAACGGATTTGAAAGTTGCGATTGTAGTAAGTCGTTTTAATGATTTTATTACAAATAGATTGTTAGATGGTGCTAAAGACACATTAATTAGACACGAAGTACCAGAGGCTAATATAGACGTTGCATATGTACCTGGTGCATTTGAAATTCCATTAGTTGCTAAAAAGTTAGCACAAAAAGGTGAATATGATGCAGTAATAACTTTAGGCTGTGTTATTAAAGGTTCTACGTCTCATTACGACTATGTTTGTAATGAAGTATCAAAAGGTGTATCTAAAGCGAATGATGTAGCGGATATTCCAGTTATTTTCGGTATTTTAACTACTGACAATATCGAACAAGCTGTCGAAAGAGCAGGAACTAAAGCAGGAAATAAAGGTTCTGAAGCGGCAGTAAGTGCAATTGAAATGGCAAACTTATTAAAAACAATTAATGCATAA
- a CDS encoding sigma-70 family RNA polymerase sigma factor, protein MLKKDELEQYQYIIHHLLHRYNITYDYDEFFQLLLIRLWQLIPQYNPTLSPSLSSYLYNRLRYYLFDLLRSADRQITTYDIAHTQIQSLDSINNTESQILLEQFLSILNPNEQRWMQLAYLGYKQYEIAHQMNRSLSSVKLYKKSVKDKFFSYLNCGKE, encoded by the coding sequence ATGTTAAAAAAGGATGAGCTTGAACAATATCAATATATTATTCATCACCTACTTCATCGCTACAATATCACTTATGACTATGACGAATTTTTTCAATTATTGTTGATACGCTTGTGGCAACTTATACCACAATACAACCCTACTTTATCACCATCATTATCCTCCTACCTATATAACCGTTTACGCTATTATCTGTTCGATTTACTTCGCTCTGCGGACCGTCAAATTACAACTTATGATATAGCTCACACCCAGATACAATCATTAGATTCAATAAATAATACAGAAAGCCAAATATTATTAGAACAATTTTTATCAATATTAAACCCTAATGAACAAAGATGGATGCAATTGGCTTATTTAGGCTATAAACAATATGAAATTGCGCATCAAATGAACCGTTCATTATCTTCTGTAAAATTATATAAAAAATCCGTTAAAGATAAATTCTTTTCTTATTTAAATTGTGGAAAGGAGTAA
- a CDS encoding osmoprotectant ABC transporter substrate-binding protein: MKFFKCFTLFLIFCAIFLTGCDFPGLNGGQSKKDIKITALATSESQIMAYMLKDKIEHDSHGKYTASIINNLGSASIEHNAIINGNADVSSTRYTGTDLIGALNHKPVRDSKEAMSITQSLFNKKFNQTFFNSYGFENTFAFMVTQETAKKYNLHKVSDLRKIKDDVKVGTDTTWIKRGGDGYAPFKSFYGFGFKQLKPMQIGLVYDALKNNKLDVALGYTTDGRIAAYHLKVLKDDRKFFPPYDASPLATNKLLSNHPGVKKSMASLQNKISTTEMQKLNYEADGKGVEPAVVAQQFLKKHHYFDQ, from the coding sequence ATGAAGTTTTTTAAATGTTTTACTTTGTTTCTAATATTTTGTGCAATATTTTTGACGGGCTGTGATTTTCCAGGATTAAATGGTGGTCAGTCAAAAAAAGACATTAAAATTACTGCCCTAGCGACGAGCGAGTCGCAAATAATGGCTTATATGTTAAAGGATAAAATAGAACATGATTCACATGGTAAATATACAGCCTCTATTATAAATAATTTAGGTTCAGCATCTATCGAACATAATGCAATAATTAATGGTAATGCCGATGTGTCGAGCACAAGGTATACCGGAACAGATTTAATAGGTGCATTAAACCATAAGCCTGTGAGAGATTCTAAAGAAGCAATGTCTATCACACAATCATTATTTAACAAGAAATTCAATCAAACTTTCTTTAACTCATATGGCTTTGAAAATACATTTGCCTTTATGGTCACTCAGGAAACTGCAAAAAAGTATAATTTACATAAAGTTTCTGATTTAAGAAAAATTAAAGACGATGTTAAAGTTGGTACAGATACTACTTGGATCAAACGTGGTGGTGATGGATACGCACCATTCAAATCGTTCTATGGTTTTGGTTTCAAACAATTAAAGCCAATGCAAATAGGCTTGGTATATGATGCCTTAAAAAATAATAAACTTGATGTTGCTTTAGGTTATACTACAGATGGTAGAATTGCAGCATATCATTTAAAAGTATTAAAAGATGATAGAAAATTCTTTCCACCATACGATGCTAGTCCATTAGCAACAAACAAATTATTAAGCAATCATCCAGGTGTCAAAAAATCTATGGCTTCATTGCAAAACAAAATTTCGACAACAGAAATGCAAAAATTAAACTACGAAGCCGATGGTAAAGGTGTCGAACCGGCAGTAGTTGCACAACAATTTTTAAAAAAGCATCATTATTTTGATCAGTAA
- the ribD gene encoding bifunctional diaminohydroxyphosphoribosylaminopyrimidine deaminase/5-amino-6-(5-phosphoribosylamino)uracil reductase RibD, with protein sequence MSQFLKHAVDLAKMVEGQTGVNPPVGAVVVKNGRIVGLGAHLQRGDKHAEVQALEMAQDKAKGATIYVSLEPCSHYGTTPPCVEKIIEYGISKVVYAVKDTTLMSDSDDILNEAGIEVEFSYNEEAAQLCNDFFKAKKNGKPEITVKVSCSLDGKQANDNGQSQWITNRSVKQDVFNLRHKHDAVLTGRETLIADDPQYTTRIENGKNPVKVILTRTGDIDFNLKIFSDETTPILIYTENKALTTTLPQVKIIYMEDSNISNILEDLYLRGVGKLLVEAGPTITSTFIEAKEFNKLIIYYAPKVIGGSGKYQFYSTDNVFELSEVQNFEIVNSRMLENNLKLELRKK encoded by the coding sequence TTGAGTCAATTTTTAAAACATGCAGTTGACCTAGCCAAAATGGTTGAAGGTCAAACTGGAGTTAATCCACCTGTAGGTGCAGTCGTAGTTAAAAATGGCCGTATCGTTGGCCTAGGCGCACACTTACAGCGAGGAGACAAACATGCGGAAGTACAAGCGTTGGAAATGGCACAAGACAAAGCTAAAGGAGCTACAATTTACGTTTCACTAGAACCATGTTCGCATTATGGTACTACGCCACCTTGTGTAGAGAAGATAATAGAATATGGCATTAGCAAAGTCGTTTATGCTGTTAAAGATACAACTTTAATGTCGGATAGTGATGATATATTAAATGAAGCCGGTATTGAAGTTGAGTTTAGCTATAATGAAGAAGCAGCGCAATTATGCAATGACTTTTTCAAAGCGAAAAAGAATGGTAAACCTGAGATTACTGTAAAAGTTTCATGTAGCTTAGATGGTAAACAAGCGAATGATAATGGACAAAGTCAATGGATTACCAATAGATCAGTTAAGCAAGACGTGTTTAATTTAAGACATAAACATGATGCGGTACTAACTGGTAGAGAAACTTTAATAGCTGATGATCCCCAATATACAACGCGCATAGAAAATGGTAAAAATCCTGTGAAAGTTATCTTAACAAGAACAGGTGATATTGATTTTAATTTAAAAATATTTAGTGATGAAACTACGCCTATATTAATTTATACAGAAAATAAGGCACTAACAACTACGCTTCCACAAGTGAAAATTATTTATATGGAAGACAGTAACATCTCAAATATATTAGAAGACTTATATTTACGTGGTGTCGGTAAATTACTTGTTGAGGCAGGTCCAACAATCACGTCCACATTTATAGAAGCAAAAGAATTTAATAAACTCATCATCTACTATGCCCCGAAAGTGATAGGTGGTTCTGGTAAATATCAATTTTATTCTACAGACAATGTTTTTGAATTATCAGAAGTACAAAACTTTGAAATTGTTAATTCTCGAATGCTTGAGAACAACTTAAAATTAGAACTGCGAAAGAAGTGA
- a CDS encoding competence protein ComK: MTEYQDLLFIKTHEGNEIQTLCRYKTHDYVYPTVIKNVLTYYLELHNKSLTTQTKVAKRLLDINKLVPIYIHKQLVLFPIKQKRAPIQYYINAHFIIGIKSKRNLSTIQFENGHYLMVDEQFYLVLKKWKESCALKYLLTKN; encoded by the coding sequence ATGACAGAATACCAAGATTTACTATTTATTAAAACGCATGAAGGGAATGAGATTCAAACTTTATGTCGCTATAAAACACATGACTACGTTTACCCAACAGTGATTAAAAATGTTTTAACCTATTATTTAGAATTACATAATAAATCTTTGACCACACAAACAAAAGTTGCTAAACGATTATTAGATATAAATAAGTTAGTACCTATTTATATTCACAAACAACTTGTACTGTTTCCAATAAAACAAAAGCGCGCACCAATACAATATTATATTAATGCGCACTTTATCATCGGAATCAAAAGTAAACGTAATTTATCTACGATTCAATTTGAAAACGGCCATTATTTAATGGTTGATGAACAGTTTTATTTAGTTTTAAAAAAATGGAAAGAAAGTTGTGCATTGAAATATCTGCTAACTAAAAATTAA
- the ribB gene encoding 3,4-dihydroxy-2-butanone-4-phosphate synthase: MHLDDIEQALSELKRGKSIIVVDDKDRENEGDLVAVTEWMQDNTVNFMAKYGRGLICAPISKDIAHHLELDAMVKNNSDVYGTDFTVSIDHVDTTTGISAPERMLTARALIDEHAQPSSFNRPGHLFPLIAKDNGVMERIGHTEASVDLAKLTGAKPAALICEIMNEDGTMAKGDSLQSFREHHDLVMISIADLVEYRKAQETHIEAKAEVAMPTEYGDFKMIGFTTSSSRDELVAVIKDKPRATENVRIHSSCLTGDIFHSQRCDCGEQLAESMKYIEEHGGIIIYLPQEGRGIGLINKLRAYELIEQGYDTVTANTALGFDEDLRDYKDAAAILKYLGVENVNLLSNNPTKFQSLEKYGINITKRIELIVPENEHNHDYMTTKKNKMGHLL, encoded by the coding sequence ATGCATTTAGATGATATAGAACAAGCGTTAAGCGAACTTAAACGTGGTAAAAGCATTATCGTCGTTGATGATAAAGATAGAGAGAACGAAGGAGATTTAGTTGCTGTAACAGAATGGATGCAAGATAATACAGTGAATTTTATGGCCAAATATGGCAGAGGTTTAATCTGCGCGCCTATAAGTAAAGATATTGCACATCATTTGGAACTAGATGCTATGGTTAAAAACAACTCTGATGTTTATGGCACTGATTTTACAGTCAGTATCGATCACGTGGATACAACGACAGGTATTAGTGCGCCAGAAAGAATGTTAACTGCGCGTGCATTAATAGATGAACATGCACAACCATCTTCATTTAATAGACCTGGCCATCTATTCCCACTTATAGCTAAAGATAATGGTGTAATGGAGCGAATTGGTCATACTGAAGCTTCAGTTGATTTAGCCAAATTGACAGGTGCCAAACCTGCTGCCTTAATTTGTGAAATTATGAATGAAGATGGCACAATGGCTAAAGGTGATTCATTACAATCTTTTCGTGAACATCATGATTTAGTTATGATTTCAATAGCTGATTTAGTCGAATATAGAAAAGCGCAAGAAACACATATCGAAGCTAAAGCTGAAGTAGCGATGCCTACAGAATATGGCGATTTCAAAATGATTGGTTTTACTACGTCTAGTTCAAGAGATGAATTAGTTGCTGTAATTAAAGACAAACCAAGAGCAACTGAAAATGTACGTATTCATTCATCGTGTCTCACAGGTGATATTTTCCATAGTCAACGTTGTGATTGTGGTGAACAATTAGCTGAATCAATGAAGTATATCGAAGAACATGGTGGTATTATTATTTACCTTCCACAAGAAGGGCGAGGTATTGGCTTAATAAATAAATTAAGAGCATACGAATTAATTGAGCAAGGTTATGATACCGTAACTGCGAATACTGCATTAGGATTCGATGAAGATTTACGTGATTATAAAGATGCAGCAGCAATACTAAAATATTTAGGCGTTGAAAATGTAAATCTGTTGAGTAATAATCCAACTAAGTTTCAAAGTTTAGAAAAATATGGAATTAATATTACTAAAAGAATCGAATTGATTGTGCCAGAAAATGAACATAATCATGATTATATGACAACTAAAAAAAATAAAATGGGTCATCTACTATAG
- a CDS encoding N-acetylglucosaminidase has translation MKKHKKGALLSIVGLLIILGIVACIGFSMISDQIFFKEVKQQEKVENLKVTLEKASKKQIHNYTSQQVSSKDNKSWRDASSTEIKSAMDSKKFIDSDTQKYQFLELDKYQGIDENRIKRMLIDNPMLLNHTNDFIKAAKDKHVNEVYLISHAILETGSAKSELASGVEIDGKKYYNFFGVGALDKDPVKTGSEYAKKHGWDSPKKAIEGGAGFIHGHFLSKKDQNTLYSMRWNPQNPGEHQYATDIKWAESNASLMAHFYKNMKTEGKYYKYFVYKDDKKHQDEDK, from the coding sequence ATGAAAAAGCATAAAAAAGGCGCTTTATTATCAATAGTAGGATTATTGATAATCTTAGGTATTGTTGCATGTATCGGCTTTTCAATGATTTCTGATCAAATATTTTTCAAAGAAGTTAAACAACAAGAAAAAGTTGAAAATTTAAAAGTAACATTAGAAAAAGCCTCAAAAAAACAAATACATAATTATACAAGTCAGCAAGTATCTAGTAAGGATAATAAATCTTGGCGCGATGCGTCTTCAACAGAAATCAAAAGTGCCATGGATAGTAAAAAATTTATCGATAGTGATACACAAAAATATCAATTTTTAGAATTAGATAAGTATCAAGGCATCGATGAAAATAGAATTAAACGTATGCTGATTGATAATCCAATGTTATTAAATCATACTAATGATTTTATCAAAGCAGCTAAAGATAAACATGTAAATGAAGTTTACTTAATTTCTCACGCTATTTTAGAAACTGGATCAGCGAAAAGTGAACTAGCAAGTGGTGTGGAAATTGATGGTAAGAAATATTATAATTTCTTCGGTGTAGGAGCTTTAGATAAAGACCCAGTAAAAACTGGTTCTGAATATGCCAAAAAACACGGCTGGGATTCACCTAAAAAAGCAATTGAAGGTGGCGCAGGTTTCATCCACGGTCATTTCTTATCTAAGAAAGATCAAAATACTTTATATAGTATGAGATGGAATCCACAAAATCCTGGTGAACACCAATATGCTACAGATATTAAATGGGCAGAAAGTAATGCTAGTTTAATGGCTCATTTCTACAAAAACATGAAGACTGAAGGTAAATATTATAAATATTTCGTTTATAAAGATGATAAAAAACATCAAGACGAAGATAAATAA
- a CDS encoding transaldolase, translating to MAKLNVEVFADGADIEQMKAAYKNKEVDGFTTNPSLMAKAGVTDYKAFAEEAVKEIPDASISFEVFADDLETMEKEAEILKQYGDNVFVKIPVVNTKGESTISLIKKLSADNVRLNVTAVYTLDQVKEITEAVTEGVPTYISVFAGRIADTGVDPIPMVKEAVEIAHSKAGVKLLWASCREVINVIQADEVGADIITCPGDVVKKVNNNLGRDINELSVDTVEGFAKDIKASGLSIL from the coding sequence ATGGCAAAATTAAATGTTGAAGTGTTTGCAGATGGTGCAGATATCGAACAAATGAAAGCAGCTTACAAAAATAAAGAGGTTGATGGTTTTACTACAAACCCAAGCTTAATGGCTAAAGCAGGCGTAACAGATTATAAAGCGTTCGCTGAAGAAGCTGTTAAAGAAATTCCTGATGCTTCAATTTCTTTTGAAGTCTTTGCAGACGATTTAGAAACTATGGAAAAAGAAGCAGAAATCTTAAAACAATATGGTGATAATGTTTTTGTTAAAATTCCAGTTGTTAACACTAAAGGTGAATCAACTATTTCTTTAATTAAAAAATTATCAGCTGATAATGTACGTTTAAACGTTACTGCAGTTTATACTTTAGACCAAGTAAAAGAAATTACTGAAGCAGTAACTGAAGGTGTACCAACATATATTTCAGTATTCGCTGGACGTATCGCTGATACTGGTGTTGACCCAATTCCAATGGTTAAAGAAGCTGTTGAAATTGCACACAGTAAAGCAGGCGTTAAATTACTATGGGCTAGCTGTAGAGAAGTAATCAATGTTATCCAAGCTGACGAAGTTGGCGCTGACATTATCACTTGCCCTGGTGACGTTGTTAAAAAAGTAAACAATAACTTAGGTCGTGACATTAATGAACTTTCTGTTGATACAGTAGAAGGTTTTGCGAAAGATATAAAAGCTTCTGGATTATCGATCTTATAA
- the ribE gene encoding riboflavin synthase, which produces MFTGIVEEVGTIKQSNSKSTIVELTIACHKILEDVHIGDSISVNGACLTVTEFTNDSFTVQVIKGTEAKTYLNKLNQGAEVNLERAMSGNGRFGGHFVLGHVDEVGTITNIKATDNSKIVSIKTTTKVIGEMVQQGSIAVDGVSLTIFQLNEQSFDIHLIPETRKSTILNDKRVGDAVHLETDMLFKYVNRIMSNNNSTLTEDKLKAFGF; this is translated from the coding sequence ATGTTTACAGGAATCGTTGAAGAAGTCGGTACGATTAAGCAAAGTAATAGTAAAAGTACAATTGTAGAATTAACGATTGCATGTCATAAAATCTTAGAAGATGTGCATATTGGAGATTCAATTAGTGTCAACGGAGCGTGTTTAACTGTAACCGAGTTTACTAATGACAGTTTTACGGTTCAAGTTATAAAAGGTACAGAAGCCAAGACATATTTGAATAAATTAAATCAAGGTGCTGAGGTTAACTTAGAGCGAGCAATGAGTGGTAATGGTCGCTTTGGAGGACACTTCGTATTAGGTCATGTTGATGAAGTTGGTACTATTACTAATATAAAAGCTACTGATAATTCAAAAATTGTGTCAATAAAAACAACAACTAAAGTAATTGGTGAAATGGTGCAACAAGGATCGATTGCAGTTGATGGTGTAAGTTTAACGATATTTCAATTGAATGAGCAAAGTTTTGATATTCATTTAATTCCAGAAACTAGAAAATCAACAATTTTAAACGATAAACGTGTCGGAGATGCTGTGCATTTAGAAACAGATATGTTGTTTAAATATGTGAATCGTATTATGAGTAACAATAATTCCACACTAACTGAAGATAAATTAAAAGCTTTTGGCTTTTAG
- a CDS encoding helix-turn-helix transcriptional regulator gives MNYLHRVYMNNNELHTLNTPHCVNIFLVLEGEIRLNKYYEEKVYEKGQVFIVFDYEDNYIIKRNGILACISINNQSYNRFSLANRKTLFEIDNADTMIIKTYIETMKAIIEKDYFNSDIGVVKLINCAVAILTHEQQEMKNNSQSSELIKNIVQFINENYKRPLTLSSLAQVFFVNRSYLSREFSRKMNMTLMRYIKKVKIYNVSRELLENRSPDSAWREYGYASYKTFLNDFKNIMGTTPSDFLINQKYRQYTVSESDNNIYEIINTYYQELIS, from the coding sequence GTGAATTATTTACACCGAGTTTATATGAATAACAACGAGTTACACACTTTAAACACACCACATTGTGTAAATATTTTTTTAGTGTTAGAGGGAGAAATTAGACTAAATAAATATTATGAAGAAAAGGTTTATGAAAAAGGACAAGTGTTTATCGTCTTTGATTATGAAGATAATTATATAATCAAAAGAAATGGTATATTAGCGTGTATCTCTATAAATAACCAAAGTTACAATAGATTTTCATTGGCAAATCGTAAAACATTATTCGAAATTGATAATGCAGACACAATGATTATTAAGACGTATATAGAAACGATGAAAGCAATTATAGAAAAAGACTATTTTAATAGTGATATAGGTGTAGTTAAACTAATAAATTGTGCAGTGGCTATATTAACTCATGAACAACAAGAGATGAAAAATAATTCTCAATCGAGTGAACTTATTAAAAACATCGTGCAATTTATAAATGAAAATTATAAACGGCCATTAACTTTATCATCTTTAGCACAAGTATTTTTTGTGAATAGAAGTTATTTATCGCGTGAATTTTCTCGTAAAATGAATATGACATTAATGAGATATATCAAGAAAGTTAAAATTTATAACGTTTCAAGAGAATTGTTAGAGAATAGATCGCCTGATTCAGCATGGCGTGAATATGGATATGCTTCATATAAAACTTTTCTCAATGATTTTAAAAATATTATGGGTACGACGCCATCTGATTTTTTAATAAATCAAAAGTATCGTCAATATACTGTTAGCGAAAGTGATAATAATATTTATGAAATTATAAATACTTATTATCAGGAATTAATAAGTTAA